In Metopolophium dirhodum isolate CAU chromosome 7, ASM1992520v1, whole genome shotgun sequence, one genomic interval encodes:
- the LOC132948354 gene encoding uncharacterized protein LOC132948354 yields the protein MCFNEGFHTMMMSASRLLLTVVLVSSATAVVSYYPTDLALQDSNLKDRLKAQQDGGKADDGLAVAYLPAYVIPDGSPVDPCVTCRPRRTTHNCRRITGDRCPGRSSPTCTTKRCSTPQSPTGSKKCFSSSTLYPSSAAASLYSAAGDTAKSSPPSSITHVKPNRNDGP from the exons ATGTGTTTTAAtgaag gcTTTCACACGATGATGATGTCGGCGTCACGGTTACTCTTGACGGTGGTTTTGGTGTCTTCGGCGACGGCGGTGGTGTCGTACTACCCGACGGATCTCGCGCTCCAGGATAGCAATCTGAAGGACCGGTTGAAGGCGCAACAGGACGGCGGAAAAGCGGACGACGGCCTCGCGGTGGCGTACTTACCAGCCTACGTGATACCCGACGGGTCGCCGGTGGACCCGTGCGTGACATGCAGGCCTCGTCGGACCACGCACAATTGCCGGCGAATCACTGGGGACAGGTGTCCGGGTCGATCTAGCCCGACCTGCACAACGAAACGCTGCAGTACACCTCAATCCCCAACCGGATCTAAGAAATGCTTCAGCAGCTCTACGTTGTACCCTAGTTCTGCTGCAGCTTCCTTGTACTCCGCCGCTGGAGACACGGCGAAAAGCAGCCCTCCTTCTTCCATCACCCACGTCAAACCAAACCGGAATGATGGACCGTAA